A region of the Nocardia asteroides genome:
CGTCGGATACGACCGCAGGCACGCGACGAATTCCCGCTCGGCACCGGAAAGCTCCGCTCCGGGCCTGATCCTCACCAGCATCTGTTCCCCTGCCGACCTGTTGTCCACACCTGACGCCGCGAAACGCACTGCGGCCGCGGTGACCCGCACCGGTACTGATGATGACGGGGTACCCGGCCGAAAACCACTCCGAAAGCAAAAGAATGCTGACCTCCGCACGGGATACTGCCAAGTAGGCTCGAATCTCGGTCGGCACCGACGCCGGCCGAACAGACCACGCGGAGGTGGCAACCAGCATGGTTTCAGCGCTGCAACCACGCATCTCACCCGGACGGTTCCGAGAACTCGGCCCGCTCAACTGGGTTGTCTGGCAGGTGCTTTCCCGCGCCGCAGGCACCGGTGACGCCCACTTGTTCAGCACGCTCGGCCGCACCCGCGGTCTGTTCCGGGGCTGGCTGCACTACTCGGGCAAACTCATGCCGGGCGGACGCCTGCCCCGTCACGAGTCCGAGCTGGTCATCATCCGGGTCGCGCACCTGCGCGGCTGCGACTACGAGATGGACCATCACATCCGGCTCGGCAGGCGCGCCGGGGTGACGGGCGAAATCCTCGAGCGGCTGCGCGAAGGCCCCGCGGCAGCGGGCTGGTCGGACAAGCACCGGGCGCTGCTGGCCGCCGTGGACCAACTCGTGCGGACGCGCGACCTCGACGACGACACCTGGGCGGAACTGGCGAAGCACTACGACGAGCGCAGTCTGATCGAAATCGTCCTGCTGATCAACCAATACGACGGGCTGGCCTCCACCATCACCGCGCTGCGCATCCAGCGCGACGGCGTCTAGGAGCCGACGGGCGGCCCCTCGATCCGGCGCGCCAGACCGTCCAGCACCAGCGCCAAACCGAATTCCCAGGCGTGATCGGCGCTGTAGGCGGCGTCGTGCGCTCGGCCCGCGGACGCGCCGATACGTGCGGCCAGCGGGTAGCGCTGGGCATCGAAAACCTGCGCCAGGATCGGTGCGGCCCGTTCCCACCACTGCCCGTCGGACATGGCGCTGTCGGCCGCGGCACGCGCACTGTCGATGGCGATGCGGGCGACGGAGGTGACCCAGCCGAGCACGAACGTCAGTGCGGCGTCCATGGCGACGTCGTCGAGCCCGAGGCCCGCGAAGGCCTCCAGCTCGTGGTCGTATTTGGCGGCGAGGCCGGGGCCGAGCGGTGGCCGGGTGGTGGGCAGATACGCCACCCAGGGATGGCGGGCCAGCATGACGCGGTTCTCGGCCGCGATCCGGGCGACCCGCTCGCGCCAGGACAGGCCGGTGAGGTCGGCGCGCTCCATCCGCGCGTAGACCGTGTCCAGCATCAGGTCGAGCAGTTCGGCCTTTCCCGGCACGTAGGTGTAGGTGGCCATCGGGGTCAGGCCGAGCCTGGTGGCGACGGCGCGCATCGTCAGCGCGCCGAGCCCGTCGGTGTCGGCGATCTCGATCGCCGCGGCGACGACCGCCTCGATGCTGCTGCGCTGCTTCGGCCCCCGGCCCGTGCCGGAAGCGGGCGGAATCCGCCACAGCAACTCCAGCGTGCGCACCGGGTCGCCCGCACCGCTGCGTTCCTTCGGCTGTTCCACCGCCGCCTCCTCAACCCATTCGGATCACCGATCGTATCGATGTGACCCAGCTCATAGTGCACCACTCCAAGAGAATCTATACAAAGTATAGAGTACTTAGTACAGAGTTGATTGCCGTCGCCGAGGAGGACTCATGAACATCACCGCTTCCGCCATCTCGCTCAACGTCCCCGACCCGGCCGCCTCGGCGAAGTTCCTCATCGACCACCTCGGTTTCGAGGAGAAGATGTCGGCCGACGGGTTCGTCTCCCTGGACCGCGCCGACGCCGGATCGAACGTCATCTACTTGCGCACCGGGCTGGCGAGCTTCAAGCCGAAGAGCGCCGCGGGCAGCGCGGGCGAGGGCCTGCTCGTCGTCTTCGTCGTCGATGACATCGACGCCGAGTACGCCCGGCTGCAAGGCGAGGGAGTGCCGATCGTGACACCCATCGAGACCGAAGAGTGGGGCGAGCGGTACTTCCAGATGAGTGATCCGAACGGAATCATCATCCAATTGGTGCAGTGGGTATGAGCGAACGGCGCGGATCTCGCGAGGATCCGCGCCGTTCGGCTTCGGCGGCCCTCAGCCGAGCGCGGCCCGGAATAC
Encoded here:
- a CDS encoding carboxymuconolactone decarboxylase family protein → MQPRISPGRFRELGPLNWVVWQVLSRAAGTGDAHLFSTLGRTRGLFRGWLHYSGKLMPGGRLPRHESELVIIRVAHLRGCDYEMDHHIRLGRRAGVTGEILERLREGPAAAGWSDKHRALLAAVDQLVRTRDLDDDTWAELAKHYDERSLIEIVLLINQYDGLASTITALRIQRDGV
- a CDS encoding TetR/AcrR family transcriptional regulator C-terminal domain-containing protein; its protein translation is MRTLELLWRIPPASGTGRGPKQRSSIEAVVAAAIEIADTDGLGALTMRAVATRLGLTPMATYTYVPGKAELLDLMLDTVYARMERADLTGLSWRERVARIAAENRVMLARHPWVAYLPTTRPPLGPGLAAKYDHELEAFAGLGLDDVAMDAALTFVLGWVTSVARIAIDSARAAADSAMSDGQWWERAAPILAQVFDAQRYPLAARIGASAGRAHDAAYSADHAWEFGLALVLDGLARRIEGPPVGS
- a CDS encoding VOC family protein, coding for MNITASAISLNVPDPAASAKFLIDHLGFEEKMSADGFVSLDRADAGSNVIYLRTGLASFKPKSAAGSAGEGLLVVFVVDDIDAEYARLQGEGVPIVTPIETEEWGERYFQMSDPNGIIIQLVQWV